A window of Pseudomonas mucidolens contains these coding sequences:
- the recD gene encoding exodeoxyribonuclease V subunit alpha — translation MSLETPLAPLNHAADLLELLERWVDRGWLRALDKAFVGFLHELDLQADPLVLLAAALTSHQLGHGHVCLDLFETLKAPDFALSLPPEGDMQTVAMLLPSQLLSGLDGAHWCHALAASPLVALAVDGSAQAQSRPLVLSGKRLYLRRYWTYERRIDNALRQRLATQEAVAADLPQRLNGLFDQAPPEGVIDWQKLACALATRGAFSIVTGGPGTGKTTTVVRLLALLQAPAVEKGTTLRIRLAAPTGKAAARLTESISQQVRSLKVSDVVRGKIPTEVTTVHRLLGSRPGTRHFRHHAGNLLPLDVLVVDEASMIDLEMMANLLDALPSHARLVLLGDKDQLASVEAGAVLGDLCRDAEAGWYSPHTREWLESVSGESLAASGLQEDLDASHPLAQQVVMLRYSRRFGEGSGIGQLARWVNQQDPEHARQLLAARTHDDLFCLRLKGEHDRALERLVLEGQGEGAHGYRYYLNLLRASRPPVDTPREDPRWTGWARQLLQAFDAFQLLCAVRKGPWGVEGLNQRITAALLKARLIDSDQQWYEGRPVLMTRNDYGLGLMNGDIGIALKLPESDGGPQVLRVAFPRNDGQGGVRFVLPSRLNDVETVYAMTVHKSQGSEFTHTALILPDALNPVLTKELIYTGITRARERFSLIESRSGVFEEAVRRKVKRLSGLMLELGTPDLNT, via the coding sequence ATGAGCCTCGAAACCCCGTTGGCGCCCCTCAACCATGCCGCTGATCTGCTTGAACTGCTTGAGCGCTGGGTAGACCGCGGCTGGCTGCGCGCGCTGGACAAGGCCTTTGTCGGGTTTCTGCATGAGCTGGACTTGCAGGCCGACCCCTTGGTGTTGCTGGCGGCGGCCCTTACCAGCCACCAGCTGGGCCACGGCCATGTTTGTCTCGACCTGTTCGAAACCCTGAAAGCCCCGGATTTCGCCTTGTCCTTGCCGCCCGAGGGGGATATGCAGACCGTCGCCATGTTGCTGCCCTCGCAATTGCTCAGTGGTCTGGACGGCGCCCATTGGTGTCACGCCCTGGCCGCCAGTCCTCTGGTCGCGCTGGCTGTCGACGGCAGCGCGCAGGCGCAAAGTCGGCCCTTGGTCTTGTCGGGCAAGCGCTTGTATCTGCGCCGTTACTGGACGTATGAGCGACGGATCGACAATGCCCTGCGTCAGCGGCTTGCCACCCAGGAAGCGGTCGCGGCGGATCTGCCCCAGCGCCTGAATGGCCTGTTCGACCAGGCCCCGCCGGAGGGCGTGATCGACTGGCAAAAACTTGCGTGTGCCTTGGCGACTCGCGGAGCCTTCAGCATCGTCACGGGCGGTCCTGGCACCGGCAAGACCACGACCGTGGTGCGACTGCTGGCTTTGTTGCAGGCGCCTGCCGTGGAAAAGGGTACGACCTTGCGCATTCGTCTGGCAGCGCCCACCGGCAAAGCCGCGGCACGCTTGACCGAATCCATCAGCCAGCAAGTGCGATCGCTGAAGGTGTCTGATGTGGTGAGAGGAAAAATCCCCACTGAAGTCACCACCGTCCACCGTCTGCTGGGCAGCCGCCCCGGCACCCGACATTTTCGTCATCATGCTGGCAACCTATTGCCGCTGGATGTGTTGGTGGTCGACGAAGCGTCGATGATCGACCTGGAAATGATGGCCAACCTGTTGGACGCCTTGCCCTCGCATGCGCGCTTGGTTCTGCTGGGCGACAAGGATCAATTGGCTTCCGTGGAAGCCGGTGCGGTGCTCGGCGATCTGTGTCGCGATGCCGAGGCCGGTTGGTACAGCCCGCACACCCGTGAATGGCTGGAAAGTGTCAGCGGTGAGTCGTTGGCCGCCAGTGGTTTGCAGGAAGACCTCGACGCCAGCCACCCGCTGGCACAGCAGGTGGTGATGCTGCGGTATTCGCGCCGTTTTGGCGAAGGCAGTGGCATCGGCCAACTGGCGCGCTGGGTCAACCAGCAGGACCCTGAACACGCCCGCCAGTTACTGGCCGCTCGCACACATGACGACCTGTTCTGCCTCCGCCTCAAGGGCGAGCACGATCGGGCGCTGGAGCGCCTGGTGCTGGAGGGACAGGGCGAGGGTGCCCATGGCTATCGCTACTACCTGAATCTGCTGCGTGCTTCGCGTCCGCCTGTCGATACGCCACGAGAGGATCCGCGCTGGACCGGCTGGGCCCGTCAACTCTTGCAGGCGTTCGATGCCTTTCAGTTGCTGTGTGCTGTACGCAAGGGGCCTTGGGGTGTCGAAGGCCTGAATCAGCGGATCACCGCCGCGCTGCTGAAGGCCCGGCTGATTGACAGCGATCAGCAATGGTACGAGGGGCGGCCGGTGTTGATGACCCGCAATGACTACGGTCTGGGACTGATGAATGGTGATATCGGCATCGCCTTGAAGCTCCCGGAAAGCGATGGCGGGCCGCAGGTATTGCGCGTGGCTTTCCCGCGCAATGATGGCCAGGGCGGCGTACGGTTCGTCCTGCCCAGCCGACTCAATGATGTGGAAACGGTCTACGCCATGACCGTGCATAAATCCCAGGGTTCTGAATTCACCCACACTGCGCTGATCCTGCCGGACGCCTTGAACCCGGTGCTGACCAAGGAGCTGATCTACACCGGCATCACACGCGCCAGGGAGCGGTTCAGCCTGATCGAATCGCGTAGCGGGGTGTTCGAGGAGGCCGTGCGACGCAAAGTGAAGCGCTTGAGCGGATTGATGCTGGAATTGGGTACTCCTGACTTAAATACCTGA
- the recB gene encoding exodeoxyribonuclease V subunit beta → MSATKPLALAFPLRGSQLIEASAGTGKTFTISALYLRLVLGHGGDESGFGRELLPPQILVVTFTDAATKELRERIRTRLAEAARFFREEIEQPDDLIAELRDQYPPEQWPACANRLDIAAQWMDEAAVSTIHSWCQRMLREHAFDSGSLFTQTLETDHSDLLGEVLRDYWRLFCYPMQDDALNWVRSHWGGPAALLPKVRALFGSERSGDEQREPAELINACLQERREALVALKAPWRQWATELRDICLQAVAAKAVDGRKMQARYFEPWFEKLNAWAIDETLEQLDIGTGFARLTPDGMAEAWKGEPPHHPGLEAMAGLKASLDALPTPDAAVLQHAAAWVGKRFEEEKRRRAEMGFDDMLIRLDAALQADGGERLACVIREQFPVALIDEFQDTDPIQYRIFERIYRIEENHPESGLFLIGDPKQAIYAFRGADIYTYLRARQASAGRLHTLGTNFRSSHAMVEAVNHVFERAETGRGAFLFREAEGENPVPFQRVSSQGRKEQLQVDGQTLPALNIWHLPTDQPISTVLYRQQLAAACASQIVALLNGGQQGSAGFIKGDTFKPVLPSDIAILVRDGKEAQAVRTELAARGVRSVYLSDKDSVFAAQEAHDLLAWLKACAEPDVERPLRAALACVTLNLSLLELEQLNQDELAWERRVMQFRDYRAIWRTQGVLPMLRRLLHDFKLPQTLIARGDGERVLTNLLHLSELLQQAAAELDGEQALIRHLAEHLALSGQAGEEQILRLESDEQLVKVVTIHKSKGLEYDLVFLPFICSAKPVDGSRLPLHYHDENGKSHVSLRPTAELIAQADDERLAEDLRLLYVALTRARHACWLGVADLKRGNNHSSVLHLSALGYLLGGGAALAESAGLARWLLDLAHGCPAIHYRQMPEAEAMTYLPPRNEAMLLAPLLPKRKAAENWWIASYSALRIGESMSAASLEAPESPQAQKLFDDERLDPDAPREVPATGGDIHRFPRGPNPGTFLHGLLEWAGNEGFNVTPAAIEDAVARRCNRRGWEGWIGTLGGWLEHLLQAPLSLGNAQAPVVLSGLQHYQIEMEFWFASHKVDVLSLDQLVCQYTHEGVSRVAAEPVLLNGMFKGFIDLTFEHEGRYYVADYKSNWLGVDDQAYTWQAMELSILEHRYDLQYVLYLLALHRQLKARLPDYDYDRHIGGALYVFLRGTRSASRGAYFTRPPRALIERLDLLFQGKPQPPKVEPAWEQGVLL, encoded by the coding sequence ATGAGCGCCACCAAACCCTTGGCCCTGGCCTTTCCACTGCGCGGCAGCCAACTGATCGAAGCCAGTGCGGGTACCGGCAAGACCTTCACTATTTCTGCGTTGTACCTGCGTCTGGTGCTGGGCCATGGCGGCGATGAGTCGGGTTTTGGGCGTGAACTGTTGCCGCCGCAAATTTTGGTCGTAACCTTTACCGACGCCGCGACCAAAGAACTGCGCGAGCGAATCCGCACCCGCCTGGCGGAAGCGGCGCGCTTCTTTCGTGAGGAGATCGAACAGCCAGACGACTTGATCGCCGAGCTGCGCGATCAGTACCCGCCCGAGCAATGGCCAGCTTGCGCCAATCGACTCGACATTGCTGCCCAATGGATGGACGAGGCTGCCGTTTCGACTATCCACAGTTGGTGTCAGCGCATGCTGCGCGAACATGCCTTCGATAGCGGGAGCCTGTTTACTCAGACCCTGGAAACCGATCACAGCGATTTGTTGGGCGAAGTGTTGCGCGATTACTGGCGGCTGTTCTGCTACCCGATGCAGGACGATGCATTGAACTGGGTACGTAGCCATTGGGGAGGTCCGGCCGCCCTGCTACCCAAAGTGCGCGCCTTGTTCGGCAGCGAACGGTCCGGCGATGAACAACGCGAGCCGGCGGAATTGATCAATGCCTGCTTGCAGGAGCGCCGCGAAGCGCTGGTCGCCCTCAAGGCACCTTGGCGGCAGTGGGCGACCGAGTTGCGGGACATCTGCTTGCAGGCCGTTGCTGCCAAGGCGGTGGACGGCCGCAAGATGCAGGCGCGGTACTTCGAGCCCTGGTTTGAAAAGCTCAATGCCTGGGCCATTGATGAAACGCTGGAGCAACTGGACATTGGTACCGGCTTTGCGCGCCTGACGCCTGACGGAATGGCCGAAGCCTGGAAGGGCGAGCCGCCGCATCACCCTGGCCTGGAGGCGATGGCAGGTCTTAAAGCCAGTCTCGACGCTCTGCCTACGCCCGACGCCGCCGTGTTGCAACACGCGGCCGCCTGGGTCGGCAAACGCTTTGAAGAAGAAAAGCGTCGGCGCGCCGAGATGGGCTTTGACGACATGCTGATCCGCCTCGACGCAGCCTTGCAGGCAGACGGCGGAGAGCGTCTGGCCTGCGTGATTCGTGAACAGTTTCCGGTGGCCCTGATTGACGAGTTCCAGGACACCGATCCGATTCAGTACCGCATCTTTGAACGTATCTACCGCATCGAAGAAAACCACCCTGAAAGTGGTCTGTTCCTGATCGGCGATCCCAAACAGGCGATCTACGCCTTTCGCGGTGCCGATATTTATACCTACCTGCGCGCGCGGCAGGCCAGCGCCGGACGCTTGCACACCTTGGGCACCAACTTTCGCTCCAGCCATGCCATGGTGGAGGCGGTCAACCATGTGTTCGAGCGTGCGGAAACAGGGCGCGGTGCGTTTCTGTTTCGCGAGGCCGAAGGTGAAAACCCGGTACCTTTTCAGCGGGTCTCATCTCAAGGCCGCAAAGAACAGCTGCAGGTCGACGGGCAAACACTGCCGGCCCTAAATATCTGGCATCTGCCCACCGACCAGCCGATCTCCACTGTGCTCTACCGCCAACAATTGGCCGCAGCGTGTGCCAGCCAGATCGTTGCGTTGCTCAATGGCGGGCAACAGGGCAGTGCGGGGTTCATCAAGGGCGATACCTTCAAACCCGTGCTGCCATCGGACATCGCCATTCTCGTGCGTGACGGCAAAGAGGCCCAGGCCGTGCGCACCGAACTGGCCGCGCGTGGCGTGCGCAGTGTCTACCTGTCGGATAAGGATTCGGTGTTCGCCGCTCAAGAGGCACACGACCTGCTGGCCTGGCTCAAAGCCTGCGCCGAACCGGACGTCGAGCGTCCTCTGCGCGCCGCATTGGCTTGCGTCACCCTCAACCTGTCGTTGCTGGAACTTGAACAACTGAACCAGGACGAGTTGGCCTGGGAACGCCGTGTCATGCAGTTTCGTGATTACCGCGCAATCTGGCGGACCCAAGGTGTGCTGCCGATGCTGCGGCGTCTGCTCCACGACTTCAAGTTGCCGCAAACCCTGATCGCCCGCGGTGACGGTGAGCGCGTGCTGACCAACCTGTTGCACCTGTCTGAATTGCTGCAACAAGCTGCGGCTGAACTGGATGGCGAGCAAGCCCTGATCCGGCATCTGGCTGAACACCTGGCGCTCTCGGGCCAGGCGGGTGAAGAGCAGATTCTGCGCCTGGAAAGTGACGAACAACTGGTCAAGGTCGTGACCATCCACAAGTCCAAGGGGCTGGAGTACGACCTGGTATTCCTGCCGTTCATCTGCTCGGCAAAACCCGTGGACGGCAGTCGTCTGCCGCTGCACTACCACGATGAGAACGGCAAATCTCACGTGAGCCTCAGACCTACCGCCGAGTTGATTGCCCAAGCCGACGACGAGCGTCTGGCCGAAGATCTGCGCTTGCTTTACGTTGCGCTCACGCGTGCCAGGCACGCCTGCTGGCTGGGTGTGGCAGATCTTAAGCGCGGCAATAACCACAGTTCGGTGCTGCACCTGTCGGCACTCGGTTATTTGCTCGGCGGCGGTGCTGCATTGGCTGAGTCGGCCGGCCTGGCGCGCTGGCTTCTCGATCTGGCGCACGGCTGCCCGGCCATTCACTACCGGCAAATGCCCGAAGCCGAGGCGATGACGTACCTCCCGCCACGCAACGAGGCCATGCTGTTGGCGCCGTTGTTGCCCAAGCGCAAGGCCGCGGAAAACTGGTGGATTGCCTCATACAGTGCACTACGGATCGGTGAAAGCATGAGCGCCGCCAGCCTCGAGGCACCGGAAAGCCCACAGGCACAGAAACTCTTCGACGACGAACGCCTGGACCCGGACGCGCCTCGGGAGGTGCCCGCCACGGGGGGGGACATACACCGTTTCCCCCGTGGCCCTAACCCCGGGACGTTTCTTCACGGCCTGCTGGAGTGGGCCGGCAACGAGGGCTTCAACGTCACGCCTGCCGCCATCGAGGACGCTGTGGCGCGGCGGTGTAATCGACGCGGCTGGGAAGGTTGGATCGGTACCCTTGGAGGCTGGCTGGAGCATCTGTTGCAAGCGCCGCTGAGTCTCGGCAATGCGCAAGCGCCGGTCGTCCTGAGCGGCCTGCAGCACTACCAGATTGAAATGGAGTTCTGGTTCGCCAGCCATAAGGTCGATGTCCTCAGCCTCGACCAACTGGTATGCCAATACACCCACGAAGGGGTTTCCCGAGTGGCCGCCGAACCGGTGCTGCTTAACGGCATGTTCAAGGGTTTTATCGACTTGACGTTTGAACATGAGGGCCGCTACTACGTGGCTGACTATAAGTCCAACTGGCTGGGCGTCGACGATCAGGCCTATACCTGGCAGGCCATGGAACTGTCGATTCTCGAGCATCGTTATGATCTGCAATACGTCCTATACCTGCTGGCCCTGCATCGCCAACTCAAGGCGCGTTTGCCCGACTATGATTACGACCGCCATATCGGCGGGGCGCTGTACGTGTTCCTGCGCGGTACTCGGTCCGCGAGCCGGGGAGCGTATTTCACCCGGCCGCCACGGGCGCTGATCGAGCGCCTGGATTTACTGTTTCAAGGCAAACCGCAACCGCCCAAGGTCGAGCCCGCTTGGGAACAAGGAGTCTTGCTATGA
- the recC gene encoding exodeoxyribonuclease V subunit gamma yields the protein MPDATSLSAGFMVVHGNRLDELRSLVVSWMRRYPLAPLENEIALVQSNGIAQWLKLALAEDPEDDDMGGCGIAAAIDVQLPGSFMWQLYRMVLGQDEIPPKSLLDKAPLTWRLMRLLPELIHQPHFEPLQRFLTHDSDMRKRYQLAERLADLFDQYQVYRADWLEDWAAGRHQLRSVRGDSRPLSPANCWQAELWRALLLDVGEEGMAQSRAGVHQRFIERINHLDTAPAGLPSRVIVFGISSLPAQALEALAGLARFSQVLLCVHNPCRHHWSDIVADKDLLRNEYKRQARKAGMPAAIDPQTLHQHAHPLLAAWGKQGRDYINLLDSYDDPNSYRAAFRDGRIDLFSDNAPTTLLNQLQDDILELRPLNETRERWPAVDLEQDTSIRFHIAHSAQREVEVLHDQLLQRFSENPALRPRDVIVMVPDIDSYAPHIRAVFGQLDRKDPRFIPFTLTDQGQRGRDPLLIAVEHLLKLPDSRFPVSEILDLLDVPALRERFAIKERDLPTLHRWIEGAGIRWGLNAEQRAGLGLPNELEQNSWRFGLRRMLLGYAVGSGPACAGIEPYDEIGGLDAALIGPLVALLDALHDAHQILLEPATPQAWGGRLQGLMQTFFLPANEHDDYLLGQLEQLRETWLETCDSVGLYDELPLTVVREAWLAGLDEGRLSQRFLAGAVNFCTLMPMRAIPFTLVCLLGMNDGDYPRAQPPLDFDLMGSDYRPGDRSRREDDRYLLLEALLSARDQLYISWIGRSIRDNSDRPASVLIGQLRDHLASGWQHAKDRPLLEAMTQEHPLQPFSARYFHAGDPLFSYAHEWRLLHEAQAQFPEVSTLQPYIQEEPLSLAQLQDFLRNPVRHFFSQRLKVFFEAAEVPMADEEPFVLDALQRYTLSDSLLAAALTEPDNPEHALNAQARRLQGSGLLPMVGFGECLRNELIEPLPDLLQRYQQLLALWPSPHNSAEPVSFEHQGIQLDGWISGLHRRGDGAFLSVTAIPNSIGSIKTRKWHRLIRPWVNHLVACACGLPLSTGLVASDDTLLLAPLEQNIAQDVLGHLLLAWKAGMNEPLPVAVKTAFAWLGQTDPEKARAAARKAYEGDGLTSDGERRESPALTRQFPDYAALIASEDFEGWCETLYRPLITAPWRSLASEDDRS from the coding sequence ATGCCGGATGCGACGTCCCTCAGCGCTGGATTCATGGTAGTTCACGGCAATCGCCTGGATGAGCTGCGCAGCTTGGTCGTCAGTTGGATGCGTCGTTATCCGCTGGCTCCTCTGGAAAACGAAATTGCCCTGGTACAAAGCAACGGTATCGCTCAATGGCTCAAGCTGGCCCTCGCTGAAGACCCTGAAGATGACGACATGGGCGGCTGCGGCATTGCCGCGGCTATCGATGTCCAGCTCCCCGGCAGCTTCATGTGGCAGCTCTATCGAATGGTCTTGGGACAGGATGAAATTCCGCCCAAATCTCTGCTGGATAAAGCCCCGCTGACTTGGCGTCTCATGCGCCTGTTACCTGAGCTTATTCACCAGCCGCATTTCGAGCCGCTGCAACGCTTTCTTACGCACGATTCGGATATGCGTAAACGCTACCAACTGGCAGAGCGCCTGGCTGACCTGTTCGACCAGTATCAAGTGTATCGCGCGGATTGGCTGGAGGATTGGGCCGCGGGGCGTCACCAACTGCGCAGTGTCCGAGGCGACTCCCGGCCGTTGAGTCCGGCCAACTGCTGGCAAGCTGAGTTATGGCGAGCCCTGCTGCTGGATGTCGGTGAAGAAGGGATGGCGCAAAGCCGTGCCGGCGTTCACCAGCGTTTTATCGAACGTATCAACCACCTGGATACAGCGCCTGCTGGCCTGCCTTCCCGAGTCATCGTCTTTGGCATTTCTTCGTTGCCTGCCCAAGCCCTTGAGGCACTGGCCGGCCTGGCCCGTTTCAGCCAGGTATTACTGTGCGTACACAACCCTTGTCGTCATCATTGGTCAGACATCGTGGCCGATAAAGACTTACTGAGAAACGAGTACAAACGCCAGGCCCGCAAGGCCGGAATGCCCGCCGCCATCGATCCGCAAACCCTGCATCAACATGCCCATCCGCTGCTCGCCGCATGGGGCAAGCAGGGCCGCGACTACATCAATTTGCTGGACAGCTACGACGATCCGAACAGTTACCGCGCAGCTTTCCGCGACGGTCGAATCGACCTGTTCAGCGACAATGCACCCACCACGCTACTCAACCAACTGCAGGACGATATCCTCGAACTGCGCCCGCTCAATGAAACACGTGAGCGCTGGCCGGCCGTCGACCTGGAGCAGGACACCTCGATCCGTTTCCATATCGCCCACAGCGCGCAGCGGGAGGTAGAAGTTCTGCATGACCAACTGCTCCAGCGCTTCAGCGAGAACCCCGCGCTGCGACCACGGGATGTCATTGTGATGGTCCCGGACATCGACAGTTATGCGCCCCATATCCGCGCGGTGTTCGGGCAATTGGACAGAAAAGACCCACGCTTCATCCCTTTCACTCTGACAGACCAGGGCCAACGAGGCCGTGATCCGCTGCTTATCGCGGTAGAGCATTTATTGAAGCTCCCGGATAGCCGCTTTCCAGTCAGCGAGATCCTTGATCTGCTGGATGTTCCCGCCCTGCGCGAACGTTTCGCGATCAAGGAGCGCGATCTGCCAACCCTGCATCGCTGGATAGAAGGCGCGGGCATCCGCTGGGGACTCAACGCCGAACAGCGGGCCGGCTTGGGGTTGCCGAATGAGCTGGAGCAAAACAGTTGGCGATTTGGACTGCGCCGTATGTTGCTGGGCTACGCCGTGGGCAGCGGCCCTGCCTGCGCAGGCATTGAGCCGTATGACGAAATTGGCGGGCTGGACGCAGCATTGATCGGCCCACTGGTTGCGTTGCTTGATGCACTGCACGACGCCCACCAGATACTCTTGGAACCTGCCACGCCACAGGCCTGGGGCGGGCGGCTGCAAGGCTTGATGCAGACGTTTTTTCTTCCCGCCAACGAACACGACGACTATCTGCTCGGTCAGCTAGAGCAATTGAGAGAAACCTGGCTGGAGACCTGCGACTCCGTTGGTCTGTACGACGAGTTACCGCTGACTGTCGTTCGTGAGGCCTGGTTGGCCGGCCTGGATGAAGGGCGCCTGTCCCAGCGCTTTCTCGCCGGAGCCGTCAATTTTTGCACCCTGATGCCGATGCGCGCCATTCCCTTCACGTTGGTCTGTCTGTTGGGCATGAACGATGGCGATTACCCCCGCGCCCAACCGCCGCTGGATTTCGACCTGATGGGCAGTGATTACCGTCCCGGCGACCGCTCTCGTCGTGAAGACGATCGTTACTTGCTGCTTGAAGCCCTGCTCTCGGCCCGTGACCAGCTCTATATCAGTTGGATCGGTCGGAGCATCCGCGATAATAGCGACCGTCCAGCGTCGGTGTTGATCGGCCAGTTGCGCGATCATCTTGCCAGCGGCTGGCAGCATGCCAAAGACCGGCCGCTACTGGAGGCAATGACCCAGGAACATCCGCTGCAGCCCTTCAGCGCCCGCTACTTTCACGCAGGCGACCCGCTGTTCAGCTATGCCCATGAATGGCGCTTGTTGCATGAAGCACAAGCGCAGTTCCCCGAGGTCAGCACGCTGCAGCCCTACATCCAGGAAGAGCCCCTGAGCCTTGCTCAGTTGCAAGACTTCCTGCGCAATCCCGTCAGACATTTTTTCAGTCAGCGGCTCAAAGTGTTTTTCGAGGCCGCCGAAGTGCCCATGGCCGATGAAGAACCCTTCGTCCTCGACGCGCTGCAACGCTACACATTGAGTGACAGCCTGCTGGCCGCGGCGCTGACCGAGCCGGATAACCCGGAACATGCCCTTAATGCCCAGGCCCGACGCTTGCAGGGCAGCGGATTGCTGCCCATGGTCGGTTTCGGCGAGTGCCTGCGCAACGAATTGATCGAGCCCTTGCCCGATTTGCTGCAACGCTATCAGCAACTCCTGGCACTCTGGCCGAGCCCACACAACAGCGCCGAGCCGGTCAGCTTCGAACATCAGGGTATTCAACTCGACGGTTGGATCAGCGGTTTGCATCGACGCGGTGACGGCGCTTTTCTCAGCGTCACCGCCATCCCCAACAGTATCGGCTCGATCAAGACCCGCAAGTGGCACCGCCTGATTCGCCCCTGGGTCAATCATCTGGTGGCGTGTGCCTGCGGCCTGCCGTTGAGCACCGGTCTGGTAGCCAGCGACGACACCCTGCTACTGGCGCCGCTGGAACAAAACATCGCCCAAGATGTACTGGGTCATCTGCTGCTGGCCTGGAAGGCCGGTATGAACGAACCGCTGCCGGTGGCCGTCAAGACCGCGTTCGCCTGGCTCGGCCAAACCGACCCAGAGAAAGCCCGGGCCGCGGCCCGCAAAGCTTATGAGGGCGACGGTTTGACCAGCGACGGTGAGCGCCGGGAAAGCCCGGCGCTCACGCGACAATTTCCTGATTACGCCGCGCTGATTGCCAGTGAGGACTTCGAAGGCTGGTGCGAGACCTTGTATCGCCCCCTGATAACCGCCCCATGGCGATCTCTGGCCAGCGAGGACGACCGTTCATGA